From a region of the Latilactobacillus sakei genome:
- a CDS encoding haloacid dehalogenase: MVYQNAIWDFDGTLYDTYPVMLKALVAVYQQQQVPVDQDALYKAIKQTSIKKVLQALADQTGTTFATLDQHYHQLEAKMQVAPQPYPGAAAILERVSQTGQNFLMTHRDTAARKYLAEQHLDQYFTEIVTSRNGFARKPAPDSLNYLCDRYQLDKAKTVMVGDRALDIEAGINAGLQTVYFDVDRLPIAVQPTVTITDLSMLIDYFNK, from the coding sequence ATGGTTTATCAAAATGCGATTTGGGACTTTGATGGGACACTCTACGATACGTATCCGGTCATGTTAAAAGCGCTCGTTGCGGTTTATCAGCAGCAACAAGTGCCGGTTGATCAGGATGCGTTATACAAGGCAATTAAGCAAACGTCAATTAAAAAAGTGTTGCAAGCCTTGGCTGATCAAACGGGGACGACATTTGCGACATTAGACCAACACTATCATCAACTTGAGGCGAAGATGCAAGTTGCACCGCAACCTTATCCGGGCGCAGCGGCTATTTTAGAACGGGTTAGTCAAACTGGGCAGAACTTTTTGATGACGCATCGCGATACGGCCGCCCGAAAATATTTGGCTGAACAGCATCTCGATCAGTATTTTACGGAGATTGTTACAAGCCGAAATGGGTTTGCGCGCAAACCAGCGCCGGACAGTTTGAATTATCTCTGCGATCGTTATCAACTAGATAAAGCAAAGACGGTCATGGTTGGTGATCGGGCATTGGACATTGAAGCGGGGATTAACGCTGGGCTGCAAACGGTCTATTTCGATGTCGATCGCTTACCAATTGCGGTCCAACCGACAGTGACGATTACTGATTTATCAATGCTGATTGATTATTTTAATAAATGA
- a CDS encoding DUF4044 domain-containing protein, with amino-acid sequence MKKQTSTFSRITKIFVWVMLIATVGSVIFGSLAATGVLNF; translated from the coding sequence TTGAAGAAACAAACAAGTACTTTTAGTCGGATAACCAAGATTTTTGTTTGGGTTATGTTAATCGCCACAGTAGGCTCTGTTATTTTTGGCTCATTAGCAGCAACTGGCGTTTTAAACTTCTAA
- a CDS encoding cell division/cell wall cluster transcriptional repressor MraZ: MFMGEFHHTIDTKNRLIVPARFREALGTEFVLTRGMDNCIFGYPLSEWEQLEDKLKQLPLAKKDARAFVRFFYSAAVQCTPDKQGRIMIPQALATHASLAKECVLIGVSNRIEIWSQEKWASFSEEAEENFDDIAENMLDFDF, from the coding sequence ATGTTCATGGGTGAATTTCATCACACAATCGATACGAAGAACCGACTGATTGTACCAGCTAGGTTCCGCGAAGCATTAGGAACTGAATTCGTGTTGACCCGTGGCATGGACAATTGTATCTTCGGTTACCCGCTCAGCGAATGGGAACAGTTAGAAGACAAATTAAAACAACTGCCACTCGCTAAAAAAGATGCACGGGCTTTTGTGCGCTTTTTCTACTCAGCTGCGGTGCAATGTACCCCTGATAAACAGGGCCGCATTATGATTCCTCAAGCCTTAGCAACCCACGCTTCTTTAGCAAAAGAATGTGTGCTGATTGGGGTTTCTAATCGAATCGAAATTTGGAGCCAGGAAAAATGGGCGAGCTTTAGTGAAGAAGCTGAAGAAAATTTTGATGACATCGCTGAAAATATGTTAGATTTTGATTTTTAA
- a CDS encoding D-aminoacyl-tRNA deacylase → MKVVLQRVSQASVTIEEQVVGQINKGFLLLVGICDDDTEADLDYLVKKISQLRVFEDEAGKMNLALGQVNGAILSVSQFTLYASTKKGNRPSFTDAGQPDYAQKMYNLFNQKLAATGIAVETGEFGADMQVALVNDGPVTILFDTRDN, encoded by the coding sequence ATGAAAGTAGTCTTACAACGTGTCAGCCAAGCAAGTGTCACAATTGAAGAACAAGTCGTCGGTCAAATTAACAAGGGCTTTTTATTATTAGTTGGGATTTGTGATGACGATACAGAGGCCGATTTAGATTACCTTGTCAAAAAAATTAGCCAATTGCGGGTTTTTGAAGATGAAGCAGGGAAGATGAATTTAGCATTGGGTCAAGTTAATGGCGCTATTTTATCAGTGTCACAATTTACGTTATACGCCTCAACCAAGAAGGGGAACCGGCCTAGTTTTACAGACGCGGGGCAACCGGACTATGCGCAAAAAATGTACAACTTATTTAATCAAAAATTAGCGGCTACTGGCATCGCTGTTGAAACCGGCGAATTTGGGGCGGATATGCAAGTCGCCTTGGTTAACGACGGTCCGGTCACGATTTTATTTGATACGAGGGATAATTAA